A genome region from Populus alba chromosome 5, ASM523922v2, whole genome shotgun sequence includes the following:
- the LOC118045032 gene encoding microtubule-binding protein TANGLED, protein MVARTPPKQRKMVVPLDPVLIRETLKKVDKCMARLQELQYTVAGGNKVIAGVSLSPRSTRGYLRTSLRCKQESLRIKSGVPMKSPVGKLPATSIGEWRRMSLPAMLVGETMGEILQASQFAREIVAAVCCKTKKLTLEDPKTPLTQQRKQRPHHPEDTELKSKRKKEKQTKLQSIRSEFGSPTLQRARSRINFKVSPPKKREMDKENARYLANRVSPRNRPWVKKAVLFPNPLFLSTDSTQQQKFCKTRSPVIARNKKQTTPHKFLIKSPPSGSKFQVKIKNPPVLSLSPTRPTNLNKKSPKSSTASKFRRSFSPSRLAHKLMSPLKGRKIVQKSDVLMSGLKQRPIATPRRFSLGRI, encoded by the exons ATGGTTGCAAGAACCCCACCAAAGCAGAGGAAGATGGTGGTTCCTCTCGACCCAGTTTTAATCAGAGAAACTTTAAAGAAG GTGGACAAATGCATGGCTAGATTGCAAGAGCTTCAGTACACAGTGGCAGGTGGTAATAAGGTGATAGCTGGGGTTAGTCTCAGTCCTAGAAGTACCAGAGGGTATCTAAGAACTAGTCTTAGGTGCAAGCAAGAATCTTTAAG GATCAAGAGTGGTGTTCCTATGAAATCTCCAGTGGGCAAGCTGCCAGCAACTTCAATAG GAGAATGGAGGCGAATGTCATTGCCAGCAATGCTAGTGGGTGAGACGATGGGAGAGATTCTACAGGCAAGCCAATTTGCGAGAGAAATTGTTGCAGCTGTTTGTTGCAAAACCAAGAAACTCACCCTCGAAGACCCCAAAACTCCATTGACACAACAGAGAAAACAGAGGCCTCACCACCCTGAAGACACTGAACTCAAATCcaaaaggaagaaggaaaagcaAACTAAACTGCAGTCAATTCGATCAGAATTTGGCTCTCCAACTCTTCAAAGAGCTCGATCACGAATTAACTTCAAGGTTTCACCtccaaagaagagagaaatggaTAAAGAAAATGCTCGGTATTTGGCGAATAGAGTCTCTCCTAGGAATAGGCCATGGGTTAAAAAGGCAGTATTGTTTCCAAACCCTCTGTTCCTTTCTACAGATTCTACACAGCAGCAGAAGTTTTGCAAGACAAGGTCTCCGGTGATTGCAAGAAACAAAAAGCAGACAACCCCGCATAAGTTCTTGATTAAGTCCCCTCCATCAGGTTCAAAATTTCAGGTAAAGATCAAGAACCCAccagttctctctctctcacctaCAAGACCTACAAACTTGAACAAGAAATCACCAAAGTCGTCAACTGCATCGAAATTTCGCCGATCATTTTCGCCTTCAAGGTTGGCCCACAAATTGATGTCTCCATTGAAAGGCAGAAAAATTGTGCAAAAGAGTGATGTGCTAATGAGTGGACTGAAACAGCGTCCAATTGCAACACCTAGACGGTTCTCACTGGGGAGAATTTGA
- the LOC118045050 gene encoding probable linoleate 9S-lipoxygenase 5 encodes MLHSIIDAITGDHSNGTRKMEKKIKGTVVLMKKNVLDFNDFNASVLDRVHELLGQGVSLQLVSAVNSDPSENDLKGKLGKPAYLEEWITTITSLTAGESAFKVTFDWDEEIGVPGAFLIRNNHHSEFYLKTVTLEDVPGQGRVHFVCNSWIYPTRRYNYDRVFFTNQNYLPHETPAPLRKYREEELVKLRGDGKGELKEWDRVYDYAYYNDLGDPDKGEKYVRPVLGGSSEYPYPRRGRTGRAPAKSDPNTESRQPLLMSLDIYVPRDERFGHLKMSDFLAYALKSVAQFIRPELEALCDSTPNEFDSFDDVLDLYEGGFKLPDGPLLENIKKNIPLEMLKEIIPTDGEGLFRFPKPQVIQESNSAWRTDEEFGREMLSGVNPVIIRRLEEFPPKSKLDSKLYGDQNSTITEEQIKDSLDGLSIDEAIEKNRMFILDHHDALMPYLRRINTTTTKTYASRTLLFLKDDGTLKPLVIELSLPHVEGDEFGAISKVYTPAEHGVEGSIWQLAKAYVAVNDSGYHQLISHFLNTHAVSEPFVIATNRQLSVLHPIYKLLEPHFRDTMNINALARQTLINAGGILESTVYPAKYAMEMSAVIYKNWNFTEQALPEDLKKRGVAVEDPKAPHGVRLLIEDYPYAVDGLEIWSAIKEWVRDYCSFYYKNDEMIQKDSELQSWWKEVREEGHGDMKDASWWPKMQTREELIDSCTIIIWVASALHAAVNFGQYPYAGYLPNRPTVSRRFMPEEGSPEYEELKSNPDKAFLKTITAQLQTLLGISLIEILSRHSPDEVYLGQRDTHEWTADKKPLEAFEKFGKKLAEIEDKMLDMNKAGKWKNRVGPVEVPYTLLVPTSEGGLTGRGIPNSVSI; translated from the exons atGCTTCATAGCATTATTGACGCCATTACAGGTGATCATAGTAATGGTACTAGAAAGAtggagaagaaaatcaaagggACTGTTGTGCTGATGAAGAAAAATGTTCTGGACTTCAATGATTTCAATGCATCAGTTCTTGATCGTGTTCATGAGTTGTTAGGCCAAGGAGTCTCTCTGCAACTCGTTAGCGCTGTCAACAGTGACCCCTCCG AGAATGATTTGAAAGGGAAGCTAGGAAAGCCTGCATATTTGGAAGAATGGATTACTACCATCACTTCCTTAACCGCCGGCGAGTCGGCTTTCAAGGTTACCTTCGACTGGGATGAGGAGATTGGAGTTCCAGGGGCATTTCTGATAAGAAACAATCATCACAGTGAATTCTACCTCAAGACTGTCACACTTGAAGATGTTCCTGGCCAAGGCCGAGTCCACTTTGTTTGCAACTCGTGGATTTATCCTACGAGGCGTTACAATTATGATCGTGTTTTCTTCACTAACCAG AATTATCTGCCGCACGAGACACCTGCACCGCTACGTAAATACAGGGAAGAAGAACTGGTTAAATTGAGAGGAGATGGAAAAGGAGAGCTTAAGGAATGGGACCGCGTTTACGACTATGCTTACTACAATGATTTGGGAGATCCTGACAAGGGTGAAAAGTATGTCCGCCCTGTTCTTGGTGGATCTTCTGAGTACCCTTATCCTCGTAGGGGCAGAACTGGCCGAGCACCAGCAAAATCAG ATCCCAACACTGAGAGCAGGCAGCCACTTCTCATGAGCTTAGACATATATGTTCCAAGAGATGAACGATTCGGTCACCTGAAGATGTCTGACTTCCTTGCTTATGCACTGAAATCCGTCGCTCAATTTATTAGGCCTGAACTGGAAGCTTTATGTGACAGCACCCCTAATGAGTTTGACTCCTTTGATGATGTACTGGATCTCTATGAGGGAGGGTTTAAGCTGCCTGATGGCCCCCTACtagaaaatattaagaaaaacattccCTTGGAGATGCTCAAGGAAATTATTCCAACTGATGGAGAAGGCCTTTTCAGATTTCCAAAGCCTCAAGTGATTCAAG AGAGCAATTCTGCTTGGAGGACGGATGAAGAATTCGGTAGAGAAATGCTGTCTGGAGTAAACCCTGTTATCATCCGTCGTCTAGAG GAATTCCCTCCCAAAAGCAAGCTAGACAGCAAACTTTATGGTGATCAAAACAGCACCATAACTGAGGAGCAGATCAAGGATAGTCTGGATGGACTGTCCATAGATGAG GCGATCGAGAAGAACAGGATGTTCATATTAGATCACCATGATGCATTGATGCCATACCTGAGGAGGATAAACACTACTACCACGAAGACTTATGCATCAAGGACTCTGCTTTTCTTGAAAGATGATGGGACTTTGAAGCCTCTTGTAATTGAGTTAAGCTTGCCCCATGTAGAAGGTGATGAATTTGGAGCCATTAGCAAAGTCTACACCCCAGCTGAACATGGTGTTGAAGGCTCCATTTGGCAGCTGGCTAAAGCTTATGTGGCTGTAAACGATTCCGGTTACCATCAGCTTATTAGCCATTTCTTGAACACTCATGCTGTGAGTGAGCCATTTGTGATTGCAACAAATAGACAACTCAGCGTGCTTCACCCAATCTATAAACTTTTGGAACCTCACTTCCGTGACACAATGAACATCAATGCGCTCGCTAGGCAGACGCTCATCAATGCTGGTGGAATCCTGGAATCAACAGTTTATCCTGCAAAGTATGCCATGGAAATGTCAGCAGTAATTTACAAAAACTGGAATTTCACAGAGCAAGCACTTCCTGAAGACCTAAAGAAGAG AGGAGTGGCAGTTGAGGATCCAAAGGCTCCACATGGTGTTCGCCTACTGATAGAAGACTATCCATACGCTGTTGATGGGCTAGAGATATGGTCAGCAATCAAAGAATGGGTCAGAGACTACTGCTCTTTCTACTACAAGAATGATGAGATGATTCAAAAGGATTCTGAACTACAATCATGGTGGAAGGAAGTGAGAGAGGAAGGGCACGGTGACATGAAAGATGCATCCTGGTGGCCTAAGATGCAGACTCGTGAAGAGCTCATAGACTCATGCACCATAATCATATGGGTGGCATCAGCCCTCCATGCAGCTGTCAATTTTGGTCAATACCCTTATGCAGGCTACCTTCCCAATCGTCCAACCGTAAGTCGAAGGTTCATGCCCGAGGAAGGCTCTCCTGAGTATGAGGAGCTCAAGTCGAACCCTGATAAGGCTTTCTTGAAAACAATCACTGCACAGTTGCAAACACTTCTTGGAATTTCCCTCATAGAAATTCTTTCAAGGCATTCCCCAGATGAGGTGTATCTTGGACAGAGAGACACTCATGAATGGACAGCAGACAAGAAACCATTGGAGGCGTTTGAGAAATTTGGAAAGAAACTGGCAGAAATTGAGGACAAAATGCTAGACATGAACAAGGCTGGGAAATGGAAGAATCGTGTCGGTCCAGTCGAGGTGCCGTACACTTTGTTGGTTCCTACCAGTGAAGGTGGACTCACTGGAAGGGGAATTCCTAACAGCGTCTCAATCTAA
- the LOC118045063 gene encoding uncharacterized protein yields the protein MAKTPISLLLLRRQTLTTQNPKPPRLSLLLFNNLYLKPYSTTTTAKPLTEQPKPNSLSGRKSFVFDQIDATERERAEKFKTLQKIRAWRQSKDNPQEQQQEAVAAQNPELDGTQKTEMIDSQNEKLESGLRDNDDSNVDFEESGLIELKRKEVELVHPWPEWIELMERLVQQHYFDPSRKVADNVVESLGPAVSGIGNESDGDGVGIDFNNFRAVQTACINFGKDRFDIFRLLSRQDIQILVGYGCPNVNKKVVFSSKLLRKHVHLDEGDVCSNCRLRSSCESGYLLTNKEDEARTIDLMRVLLAYGFESINGSVANRFLLKQKPVRTVVRKLLHEVSKLSAVPIDPNLPPPVIKRPPTKVKRPPTPPRKRVGRDGMDMKRGDWLCPKCDFMNFAKNAVCLQCDAKQPKRQLLPGEWECPECNFLNYRRNMACFHCDCKRPPDAFMENKMEERQHGSRTRSEKIVSHPEVSSACNFDFDDNESDGADVAAFEYADSAAVVEDLPLGIQAQEGNSGQNTDDFSGPRRISREYSVPERDGFGRGFDDFDDEDDIDSYELDTQNDKPARKASRNNFSDQGISDLEGDGGSDYNLGIRLRTSPSVKPSKPKHHRRAFSGSDDELDIDSDEERSVHPKWKSSHVADIRNKNRGGAPTGPSKGLSFGSDEELELDSDEDDDFDSSHRRQGRKGSGRRNFERNSDLDDASFSGSESDNNHQRSWRNRTGGNKLESGRRGNHFRGRDHDFVRDNEMRPKGKMGDRRKSWGDDFGRSSPGAHGKNRVFQGTDCSGWKMNGAGGDSRNFNGPKQEGFRKRQGEGSIEYKTSMDPGEFRNSRRVIER from the exons ATGGCAAAAACACCAATCTCTCTCCTCCTCTTAAGACGCCAAACTCTCActacccaaaaccctaaacccccacGATTATCTCTCCTCCTCTTTAACAACCTTTACCTTAAACCCTACTCAACCACCACAACTGCTAAGCCCTTGACAGAGCAACCAAAACCCAACTCTCTGTCTGGTCGAAAGAGCTTTGTCTTTGATCAAATTGATGCCACTGAACGTGAACGCGCTGAAAAGTTCAAAACCCTCCAAAAAATCCGTGCTTGGCGCCAATCCAAAGACAACCCAcaagaacaacaacaagaagCAGTTGCTGCCCAAAACCCAGAACTTGATGGGACTCAAAAAACAGAAATGATTGACTCTCAAAATGAAAAGCTGGAATCTGGGCTACGTGATAATGATGATTCTAATGTTGATTTTGAAGAGTCTGGTTTGATTGAGTTGAAGAGGAAGGAAGTGGAGTTGGTGCATCCATGGCCGGAGTGGATAGAGTTGATGGAGAGGTTGGTGCAACAGCATTATTTTGATCCTAGTAGGAAAGTTGCGGACAATGTGGTAGAAAGTTTGGGACCTGCTGTTTCTGGGATTGGGAATGagagtgatggtgatggtgttgggattgattttaataatttcaggGCTGTACAGACTGCTTGTATTAATTTTGGAAAAGACCGGTTCGATATCTTCAG GTTGTTGTCAAGACAGGATATTCAAATTTTGGTAGGCTATGGATGCCCAAACGTGAACAAGAAGGTTGTTTTCTCTTCAAAGCTTTTGAGGAAGCATGTCCACCTTGATGAAGGGGAT gttTGTAGTAACTGCCGTTTGAGGAGCTCATGTGAAAGTGGATATCTACTAACAAACAAAGAGGATGAGGCACGGACTATTGATCTTATGCGAGTTCTTTTAGCTTATGGTTTTGAATCCATAAATGGATCAGTAGCCAATAGGTTTCTTCTGAAGCAAAAACCTGTCAGAACTGTTGTTCGTAAGTTACTTCATGAGGTTTCAAAGTTGAGTGCAGTACCAATAGACCCAAATCTCCCCCCTCCAGTGATTAAAAGGCCTCCAACAAAAGTGAAACGACCTCCTACTCCTCCTAGGAAACGTGTTGGACGTGATGGCATGGATATGAAAAGGGGGGATTGGCTGTGTCCCAA ATGTGACTTCATGAATTTTGCCAAGAATGCAGTCTGCTTACAATGTGATGCGAAGCAGCCCAAGAGACAGTTGCTTCCAGGGGAATGGGAATGCCCAGA GTGTAACTTCTTAAATTATAGGAGAAACATGGCTTGTTTCCATTGTGATTGCAAGCGTCCACCAGATGCattcatggaaaataaaatggaaGAAAGGCAGCATGGTAGCAGAACAAGGTCGGAGAAGATTGTCAGCCACCCAGAAGTTTCCAGTGCCTGTAATTTTGACTTCGATGACAATGAATCAGATGGGGCTGATGTTGCTGCTTTTGAGTATGCAGATTCTGCAGCTGTAGTTGAAGACTTACCTCTGGGGATTCAAGCTCAGGAAGGAAATTCTGGACAGAATACAGATGATTTCAGTGGACCCAGAAGAATTTCAAGGGAATATTCTGTTCCTGAGCGTGATGGATTTGGAAGGGggtttgatgattttgatgatgaagatgatatTGACAGTTATGAACTAGATACCCAAAATGATAAACCTGCACGGAAGGCTTCTCGAAACAATTTTTCTGACCAAGGGATTTCTGATTTGGAAGGAGATGGAGGTTCTGATTACAACTTGGGCATACGACTCAGGACAAGTCCTTCTGTTAAGCCATCAAAGCCCAAGCATCACAGAAGAGCTTTCTCTGGCTCTGATGACGAACTGGATATCGATTCAGATGAAGAGCGCTCTGTTCATCCAAAATGGAAATCCAGTCATGTCGCTgatattagaaacaaaaatagaggtGGAGCTCCAACAGGTCCTTCCAAGGGATTAAGTTTTGGGTCAGATGAAGAACTTGAGCTTGATTCTGATGAGGATGATGATTTTGACTCCAGCCATAGGAGACAGGGTAGAAAGGGTTCAGGTAGAAGGAATTTTGAGAGAAATTCTGATTTGGATGATGCTTCCTTTTCTGGTTCAGAATCTGATAACAATCATCAACGTTCTTGGAGAAACAGAACTGGAGGTAACAAATTGGAATCTGGTAGAAGAGGTAACCATTTTAGGGGTCGTGATCATGACTTTGTGAGAGACAATGAGATGAGACCCAAGGGTAAGATGGGTGATAGAAGAAAGTCTTGGGGTGATGATTTTGGTAGATCATCACCTGGTGCCCATggtaaaaatagagtttttcaAGGCACTGACTGTTCTGGGTGGAAAATGAATGGTGCAGGTGGTGATTCACGGAATTTTAATGGACCAAAACAAGAAGGATTTAGAAAACGGCAAGGAGAAGGATCAATTGAATACAAAACGAGCATGGATCCTGGTGAATTTAGAAATAGCCGACGCGTTATTGAAAGGTAA
- the LOC118045055 gene encoding probable linoleate 9S-lipoxygenase 5, producing MLQNIVNTIASCCAGDSKMKIKGTVLLMKKNVLEFNDFNASVLDRGHELFGLGVSLQVISSAKSDPPENGLKEKLGKPANLENWITSIDPLIAGETKFKVNFDWDEEIGVVPVALLIKNNHHSEFYLKTVTLEDVPGQGRVHFVCNSWIYPEKRYNYDRVFFTNKTHLPQDSPAPLRKYREEELVKLRGDGKGELKEWDRVYDYAYYNDLGDPDKGAKYVRPVLGGSSEYPYPRRGRTGRAPAKSDPNSESRLPLLASLNIYVPRDERFGHLRMADFLGYALKLVAQVVKPELEGLFDSTPNEFDSFDDVFKLYEGGIELPHGPLVDNIREKIPLQMLKEIFRTDGENLFEFPMPQVIEGNKTGWRTDEEFGREMLAGLNPVVIRRLEEFPPKSKLDSKQYGDQNSKITEEDIKNNLEGLTTDEAIKKNRMFILDHHDALMPYLRKINTPSKNTYATRTLLFLKDDGTLKPLAIELSLPHEEGDEFGAISKVYTPAEHGVEGSIWQLAKAYVGVNDSGYHQLISHWLHTHAAIEPFVIATNRRLSVLHPIHELLKPHFRDTMNINALARQVLINAGGILELTVYPLKYSLEMSASLYKSWDFTEQALPEDLKKRGVAVEDPSSPHGVRLLIEDYPYAVDGLEIWSAIKEWVRDYCSFYYKTDDRVQKDYEIQSWWKEVREVGHGDLKDAPWWPKMQTREELIDSCTIIIWVASALHAAINFGQYPFGGFLPNRPSMSRRLMPEEGSVEYEELKSNPDKAFLKTITSQYQTLLGISLIEILSRHTSDEVYLGQRDTLEWTTDSKPMEALDKFRKKLADIEKRIFDMNKDDKFKNRFGPVKMPYTLLVPTSKAGLTGRGIPNSVSI from the exons ATGTTACAGAACATTGTTAATACCATCGCATCATGCTGTGCAGGGGACAGTAAGATGAAGATCAAAGGCACTGTtttgttgatgaagaagaatgTCTTAGAATTCAATGACTTTAATGCTTCGGTTCTTGATCGTGGCCATGAGTTATTCGGCCTAGGAGTCTCTCTGCAAGTCATTAGCTCTGCTAAAAGTGACCCTCCAG AGAATGGTTTGAAAGAGAAGCTAGGAAAGCCGGCAAATTTAGAGAATTGGATTACTAGCATCGACCCCTTAATCGCCGGCGAGACGAAATTCAAAGTTAACTTTGATTGGGATGAGGAGATTGGAGTCGTTCCAGTGGCACTcctgataaaaaataatcatcacagTGAATTCTACCTGAAGACTGTCACACTAGAAGATGTACCTGGTCAGGGCCGAGTCCACTTTGTCTGCAACTCTTGGATTTATCCTGAAAAGCGTTACAATTATGATCGTGTTTTCTTCACTAACAAG ACTCATCTGCCGCAGGACTCACCTGCACCGCTACGTAAATACAGGGAAGAAGAACTGGTTAAATTGAGAGGAGACGGAAAAGGAGAGCTTAAGGAATGGGACCGCGTTTACGACTATGCTTACTACAATGATTTGGGAGATCCTGACAAGGGTGCAAAGTATGTCCGCCCTGTTCTTGGTGGGTCTTCTGAGTACCCTTATCCTCGTAGGGGAAGAACTGGCCGAGCACCAGCAAAATCAG ATCCCAACAGTGAGAGCAGGCTGCCACTTCTGGCGAGCTTAAACATCTATGTTCCGAGAGATGAACGATTTGGTCACCTGAGGATGGCTGACTTCCTTGGTTATGCACTGAAACTCGTAGCTCAAGTTGTTAAACCTGAACTGGAAGGATTATTTGACAGCACCCCAAATGAGTTCGACTCTTTTGATGATGTGTTTAAACTCTACGAAGGAGGTATTGAGCTGCCTCACGGTCCCCTAGTAGATAATATTAGGGAAAAAATTCCCTTGCAGATGCTCAAGGAAATTTTCCGAACTGATGGGGAAAATCTTTTCGAATTTCCAATGCCTCAAGTGATTGAAG GGAATAAGACTGGTTGGAGGACTGATGAAGAATTTGGCAGAGAAATGCTGGCTGGATTAAACCCTGTTGTCATTCGTCGCCTTGAG GAATTCCCCCCGAAAAGCAAGCTAGACAGCAAACAATATGGTGatcaaaatagtaaaataactgAGGAGGACATAAAGAATAATCTGGAGGGACTGACCACAGATGAG GCAATCAAGAAAAACAGGATGTTCATATTAGATCACCATGATGCACTAATGCCATACCTGAGGAAGATAAACACTCCTTCAAAAAATACTTATGCCACAAGGACTTTGCTTTTCTTGAAAGATGATGGAACTTTGAAACCACTTGCAATTGAGCTAAGCTTGCCCCATGAAGAAGGAGATGAATTTGGAGCCATTAGCAAAGTCTACACCCCAGCTGAACATGGTGTTGAAGGCTCCATTTGGCAGCTGGCTAAAGCTTATGTGGGTGTAAATGACTCCGGCTATCATCAGCTTATCAGCCACTG GTTACATACTCATGCTGCAATTGAACCATTTGTGATTGCAACAAATAGACGCCTCAGTGTGCTTCATCCAATACATGAACTTTTAAAACCTCACTTCCGTGACACAATGAACATAAATGCTCTCGCTAGGCAGGTGCTCATCAATGCTGGTGGAATCCTAGAATTAACCGTTTATCCCTTGAAGTATTCCTTGGAAATGTCAGCATCACTTTACAAAAGCTGGGATTTCACCGAGCAAGCACTTCCTGAGGATCTGAAGAAGAG AGGAGTGGCAGTTGAGGATCCAAGTTCTCCTCATGGTGTCCGCCTACTGATAGAAGATTACCCATATGCTGTCGACGGGCTTGAGATATGGTCCGCAATCAAAGAATGGGTCAGAGACTACTGCTCTTTCTACTACAAAACTGATGATAGAGTTCAGAAGGACTATGAAATCCAATCATGGTGGAAGGAAGTGAGAGAGGTTGGGCATGGTGACCTCAAAGATGCACCCTGGTGGCCTAAGATGCAGACTCGTGAAGAACTAATAGACTCATGCACCATAATCATATGGGTGGCATCAGCCCTCCATGCAGCTATCAACTTTGGGCAATATCCTTTTGGAGGTTTCCTTCCGAATCGTCCAAGCATGAGCCGTAGGTTGATGCCCGAGGAAGGCTCTGTCGAGTATGAGGAGCTCAAGTCGAACCCTGATAAGGCTTTCTTGAAAACAATCACTTCCCAGTACCAAACACTTCTTGGAATTTCTCTTATAGAAATTCTGTCAAGGCATACATCAGATGAAGTGTATCTTGGGCAGCGAGACACTCTTGAATGGACCACAGACAGCAAACCGATGGAGGCCTTGGATAAATTTAGAAAGAAACTGGCAGACATTGAGAAAAGGATTTTTGATATGAACAAAGATGATAAATTCAAGAATCGCTTTGGCCCAGTCAAGATGCCATACACTTTGTTGGTTCCTACCAGTAAAGCTGGACTCACTGGAAGGGGCATTCCTAACAGTGTTTCCATCTAA
- the LOC118045042 gene encoding uncharacterized protein yields the protein MAEEIVAEAIEANLERADTATEEMDMVEDVAANGAKRAREGEEEDNEDVAKKLKVDKSVEEERLEKLEGEGTGEGEEKKEEERPEKLEGEGTGEGEEKKEKENSGPVSLGPKSFGSAVEMFDYFYNFLHYWPPNLNVNKYEQMVLLDLLKRGHTEPDKKIGGGIQTFQVRFHPMFKSRCFFLIRDDESVDDFSFRKCVDHILPLPEDMKIKSDNFLGGGKGHGGKGGHGGRGGRGRGRGYGRGGRSRN from the coding sequence ATGGCAGAGGAGATAGTAGCCGAAGCCATTGAGGCCAACCTGGAGAGAGCTGACACAGCTACTGAGGAAATGGATATGGTGGAGGATGTGGCTGCAAATGGTGCTAAGCGAGctagagagggagaagaggagGATAATGAGGATGTAGCAAAGAAGCTGAAGGTGGATAAATCTGTGGAGGAAGAGCGACTGGAGAAGCTTGAAGGAGAGGGGAcaggagagggagaggagaagaaagaggAGGAGCGGCCAGAGAAGCTTGAAGGAGAGGGGACtggagagggagaggagaagaaagagaaggagaatTCAGGTCCGGTCAGCTTGGGTCCAAAGAGTTTTGGGTCGGCAGTGGAGATGTTTGATTATTTCTACAATTTCCTCCATTACTGGCCTCCTAATCTTAATGTCAACAAGTATGAACAAATGGTGCTACTAGACTTGCTTAAGAGAGGCCATACAGAGCCTGACAAAAAGATCGGTGGGGGGATCCAAACTTTCCAAGTTCGGTTTCATCCAATGTTCAAGAGTCGGTGCTTCTTCCTAATTAGGGATGATGAGTCTGTGGATGATTTCAGCTTTCGGAAGTGTGTGGATCACATACTTCCGCTGCCCGaggacatgaaaataaaatctgaCAACTTTCTAGGTGGAGGTAAAGGTCATGGAGGGAAAGGTGGTCATGGTGGAAGAGGTGGACGAGGTCGTGGCCGTGGTTATGGAAGGGGTGGTAGATCAAGGAACTGA